GGCGTCCGGTTCCGGCCCCAGGCGGGCCAGCGCCCGATAGTGGCGCGCCTCCTTGCGCTGGTGCCTGGCCACCAGGTTGGTGGCGATGCCGTACAGCCAGGGCCGGAGACTGCCGCGTTCGGGATCGAACCTGTCCCGCCCGCTGAAGGCGGTCAGGAAGGTGTCGGCTGCGATGTCCTCGGCCGCCTGCGCGTCCAGCCGCCCCGCCACGTAAAGGTAGATGTCGCGGAAGTACCGGTCGTGCACGAGGGTGAACAGCTCGGGATCGCGCACGAACCGGGCGGCGAGCTCGGCGTCCGTCACCTGTTCGCCCACGCCGGCGGTCACGTCGCTGTCTCGATCATGTGCGGGTGCCTCCCGTGGTGCAGGGTCGACTGTCACCCA
This window of the Nonomuraea africana genome carries:
- a CDS encoding RNA polymerase sigma factor; this translates as MTAGVGEQVTDAELAARFVRDPELFTLVHDRYFRDIYLYVAGRLDAQAAEDIAADTFLTAFSGRDRFDPERGSLRPWLYGIATNLVARHQRKEARHYRALARLGPEPDAEGHENRVVTSVTAQRMQPQLAKALATLSRGERDVVLLVALGQLSYDEVAEALGISPGTVGSRLSRARTKLHDVIDQEAVNG